Proteins encoded in a region of the Cheilinus undulatus linkage group 8, ASM1832078v1, whole genome shotgun sequence genome:
- the gnl2 gene encoding nucleolar GTP-binding protein 2 isoform X2: MVKPRFKGKSSINPSTSSSNPDRPKGAGGSNMRDRATIKRLNMYRQKQRCNSRGKVIKPLQYQSTVAPGTVARVEPNIKWFANTRVIKQSSLQKFQEEMGAVQKDPYRVVMRQSKLPMSLLHDRVKAHNSKVHILDTEGFETTFGPKAQRKRPSLMVGDMKDFVEQAEASALTYSADKDKDLVTEDTGVRDEVREEIFKKGQSKRIWGELYKVIDSSDVVIQVLDARDPMGTRSKSIETYMKKEKPWKHLIFVLNKCDLIPTWVTKRWVAVLSHEYPTLAFHASLTNSFGKGSLIQLLRQFGKLHTDKKQISVGFIGYPNVGKSSVINTLRSKKVCNVAPLAGETKVWQYITLMRRIFLIDCPGVVYPSEDSETDIVLKGVVQVEKIRNPEEHIGAVLERAKPEYIQKTYRIPSWNNAEDFLEKLAFRTGKLLKGGEPDLTTVSKMVLNDWQRGRIPFFVKPPGPEGEQEDKKLLAGEGSSDVVEDVQEEQLDNPDAHSEEPEQQQQQKQKEVKKMLANVRQNFGKINVAPEFSEEDLVPVEMPDLDMADFSGSDGEDVSEEEDEEEEDRTNVEAVDGETEETTKAQTGKANDNKSSREVIRELDAKIAKYKQFLDRAKSKRFSEIRIPKALSDKVFTDMKTKQTAAQQAKQAQKKGANQRKRRVEDDEESTHRLTSKQRRAMDRAKKAKKVGVRYYETHNVKNKNKNRKAPSSSTEGRKAKRAKH; this comes from the exons ATGGTGAAGCCTCGTTTTAAGGGGAAAAGCTCGATAAACCCCTCAACGTCCAGCAGCAACCCCG ACCGACCCAAAGGTGCTGGTGGGAGCAACATGAGGGACCGAGCCACAATCAAACGTCTGAATATGTACAGACAAAAGCAGAGATG TAATAGCCGTGGAAAAGTCATAAAACCTTTACAGTACCAGTCAACAGTGGCTCCAGGGACTGTTGCCAGAGTTGAACCCAATATCAAGTGGTTTG CAAATACACGTGTAATTAAGCAGTCGTCCCTACAAAAGTTCCAAGAAGAGATGGGAGCAGTACAGAAAGATCCATATCGTGTGGTGATGAGACAGAGCAAACTTCCCATGTCCCTCTTGCATGATAGAGTCAAAGCACAT AACTCTAAGGTCCACATTCTAGACACTGAGGGTTTTGAGACCACTTTTGGGCCTAAAGCTCAGAGGAAGAGGCCCAGTCTGATGGTAGGAGACATGAAGGACTTTGTAGAACAGGCTGAGGCATCAGCTCTGACCTATAGCgcagacaaagacaaagacCTGGTGACCGAGGACACGGGGGTCCG GGACGAAGTCCGTGAGGAAATCTTCAAAAAGGGTCAGTCCAAGAGGATCTGGGGAGAGCTATACAAG GTAATTGACTCATCCGATGTCGTCATCCAAGTACTGGATGCTCGGGACCCCATGGGAACACGATCTAAGAGCATAGAGACGTATATGAAGAAGGAGAAGCCTTGGAAACATCTGATCTTTGTTCTCAACAAGTGTGATCTCATCCCCACCTGGGTCACG AAACGGTGGGTCGCTGTTTTGTCCCATGAATACCCCACACTGGCTTTCCACGCAAGCCTCACTAACTCCTTTGGGAAGGGCTCCCTCATCCAGCTGCTTAGGCAGTTTGGCAAG CTCCACACAGACAAGAAACAGATAAGTGTGGGTTTCATTGGCTATCCTAATGTAGGAAAAAGCTCAGTCATCAACACACTGCGGTCTAAGAAGGTCTGCAATGTAGCACCCCTCGCAGGAGAAACAAAG GTGTGGCAGTACATCACATTGATGAGGAGAATCTTCCTCATTGATTGTCCTGGTGTCGTGTACCCTTCAGAGGACAGTGAAACTGATATCGTCTTAAAAGGAGTG GTTCAAGTGGAGAAGATCAGAAATCCAGAGGAGCACATCGGGGCCGTACTGGAACGGGCCAAGCCAGAATACATTCAGAAGACCTATCGCATCCCTTCCTGGAACAACGCCGAAGACTTTCTTGAGAAGTTGGCGTTTCGTACCGGGAAACTGTTAAAG GGCGGTGAACCAGATCTCACCACTGTGTCTAAAATGGTGCTCAATGACTGGCAGAGAGGACGTATCCCCTTCTTTGTCAAACCACCAGGACCTGAGGGTGAACAGGAG GACAAGAAGCTGTTGGCCGGTGAAGGATCCTCAGATGTGGTTGAAGATGTCCAAGAGGAACAGCTTGACAATCCAGATGCCCACTCTGAGGAacctgagcagcagcagcagcagaaacaaaaagagGTAAAGAAGATGCTGGCGAATGTACGGCAGAACTTTGGCAAGATCAACGTGGCACCAGAGTTCAGCGAGGAAGACTTGGTTCCTGTGGAGATGCCTGACCTTGACATGGCTGATTTCTCTGGCTCTGATGGTGAGGATGTCagtgaggaagaggatgaggaagaggaagataGGACCAATGTTGAAGCAGTTGATGGAGAGACCGAAGAGACCACAAAGGCTCAGACTGGAAAGGCAAACGACAACAAAAGCTCACGAGAGGTGATTCGTGAGCTAGATGCGAAGATTGCCAAGTACAAGCAGTTCCTGGACCGGGCAAAGTCAAAACGCTTCTCTGAAATCCG GATACCTAAGGCACTGTCTGACAAAGTGTTCACAGACATGAAGACTAAACAAACAGCTGCACAACAAGCTAAACAAGCTCAGAAGAAAG GTGCAAaccagaggaagaggagagtgGAGGATGACGAGGAGTCGACGCACAGACTGACCTCTAAACAG AGAAGAGCAATGGACCGTGCtaagaaagcaaaaaaagttGGAGTACGCTATTACGAAACACACAAtgtgaaaaacaagaacaagaaCAGAAAGGCCCCGTCTTCATCCACAGAGGGACGGAAGGCCAAAAGAGCAAAGCACTAA
- the gnl2 gene encoding nucleolar GTP-binding protein 2 isoform X1 — protein MVKPRFKGKSSINPSTSSSNPDRPKGAGGSNMRDRATIKRLNMYRQKQRCNSRGKVIKPLQYQSTVAPGTVARVEPNIKWFANTRVIKQSSLQKFQEEMGAVQKDPYRVVMRQSKLPMSLLHDRVKAHNSKVHILDTEGFETTFGPKAQRKRPSLMVGDMKDFVEQAEASALTYSADKDKDLVTEDTGVRDEVREEIFKKGQSKRIWGELYKVIDSSDVVIQVLDARDPMGTRSKSIETYMKKEKPWKHLIFVLNKCDLIPTWVTKRWVAVLSHEYPTLAFHASLTNSFGKGSLIQLLRQFGKLHTDKKQISVGFIGYPNVGKSSVINTLRSKKVCNVAPLAGETKVWQYITLMRRIFLIDCPGVVYPSEDSETDIVLKGVVQVEKIRNPEEHIGAVLERAKPEYIQKTYRIPSWNNAEDFLEKLAFRTGKLLKGGEPDLTTVSKMVLNDWQRGRIPFFVKPPGPEGEQEVGVFLISSSAFYHQLVPSVSASFLYPKCFQDKKLLAGEGSSDVVEDVQEEQLDNPDAHSEEPEQQQQQKQKEVKKMLANVRQNFGKINVAPEFSEEDLVPVEMPDLDMADFSGSDGEDVSEEEDEEEEDRTNVEAVDGETEETTKAQTGKANDNKSSREVIRELDAKIAKYKQFLDRAKSKRFSEIRIPKALSDKVFTDMKTKQTAAQQAKQAQKKGANQRKRRVEDDEESTHRLTSKQRRAMDRAKKAKKVGVRYYETHNVKNKNKNRKAPSSSTEGRKAKRAKH, from the exons ATGGTGAAGCCTCGTTTTAAGGGGAAAAGCTCGATAAACCCCTCAACGTCCAGCAGCAACCCCG ACCGACCCAAAGGTGCTGGTGGGAGCAACATGAGGGACCGAGCCACAATCAAACGTCTGAATATGTACAGACAAAAGCAGAGATG TAATAGCCGTGGAAAAGTCATAAAACCTTTACAGTACCAGTCAACAGTGGCTCCAGGGACTGTTGCCAGAGTTGAACCCAATATCAAGTGGTTTG CAAATACACGTGTAATTAAGCAGTCGTCCCTACAAAAGTTCCAAGAAGAGATGGGAGCAGTACAGAAAGATCCATATCGTGTGGTGATGAGACAGAGCAAACTTCCCATGTCCCTCTTGCATGATAGAGTCAAAGCACAT AACTCTAAGGTCCACATTCTAGACACTGAGGGTTTTGAGACCACTTTTGGGCCTAAAGCTCAGAGGAAGAGGCCCAGTCTGATGGTAGGAGACATGAAGGACTTTGTAGAACAGGCTGAGGCATCAGCTCTGACCTATAGCgcagacaaagacaaagacCTGGTGACCGAGGACACGGGGGTCCG GGACGAAGTCCGTGAGGAAATCTTCAAAAAGGGTCAGTCCAAGAGGATCTGGGGAGAGCTATACAAG GTAATTGACTCATCCGATGTCGTCATCCAAGTACTGGATGCTCGGGACCCCATGGGAACACGATCTAAGAGCATAGAGACGTATATGAAGAAGGAGAAGCCTTGGAAACATCTGATCTTTGTTCTCAACAAGTGTGATCTCATCCCCACCTGGGTCACG AAACGGTGGGTCGCTGTTTTGTCCCATGAATACCCCACACTGGCTTTCCACGCAAGCCTCACTAACTCCTTTGGGAAGGGCTCCCTCATCCAGCTGCTTAGGCAGTTTGGCAAG CTCCACACAGACAAGAAACAGATAAGTGTGGGTTTCATTGGCTATCCTAATGTAGGAAAAAGCTCAGTCATCAACACACTGCGGTCTAAGAAGGTCTGCAATGTAGCACCCCTCGCAGGAGAAACAAAG GTGTGGCAGTACATCACATTGATGAGGAGAATCTTCCTCATTGATTGTCCTGGTGTCGTGTACCCTTCAGAGGACAGTGAAACTGATATCGTCTTAAAAGGAGTG GTTCAAGTGGAGAAGATCAGAAATCCAGAGGAGCACATCGGGGCCGTACTGGAACGGGCCAAGCCAGAATACATTCAGAAGACCTATCGCATCCCTTCCTGGAACAACGCCGAAGACTTTCTTGAGAAGTTGGCGTTTCGTACCGGGAAACTGTTAAAG GGCGGTGAACCAGATCTCACCACTGTGTCTAAAATGGTGCTCAATGACTGGCAGAGAGGACGTATCCCCTTCTTTGTCAAACCACCAGGACCTGAGGGTGAACAGGAGGTAGGAGTTTTTTTGATTTCCAGTTCTGCTTTTTATCACCAACTTGTGCCATCTGTGTCAGCTTCCTTTTTGTACCCTAAATGTTTCCAGGACAAGAAGCTGTTGGCCGGTGAAGGATCCTCAGATGTGGTTGAAGATGTCCAAGAGGAACAGCTTGACAATCCAGATGCCCACTCTGAGGAacctgagcagcagcagcagcagaaacaaaaagagGTAAAGAAGATGCTGGCGAATGTACGGCAGAACTTTGGCAAGATCAACGTGGCACCAGAGTTCAGCGAGGAAGACTTGGTTCCTGTGGAGATGCCTGACCTTGACATGGCTGATTTCTCTGGCTCTGATGGTGAGGATGTCagtgaggaagaggatgaggaagaggaagataGGACCAATGTTGAAGCAGTTGATGGAGAGACCGAAGAGACCACAAAGGCTCAGACTGGAAAGGCAAACGACAACAAAAGCTCACGAGAGGTGATTCGTGAGCTAGATGCGAAGATTGCCAAGTACAAGCAGTTCCTGGACCGGGCAAAGTCAAAACGCTTCTCTGAAATCCG GATACCTAAGGCACTGTCTGACAAAGTGTTCACAGACATGAAGACTAAACAAACAGCTGCACAACAAGCTAAACAAGCTCAGAAGAAAG GTGCAAaccagaggaagaggagagtgGAGGATGACGAGGAGTCGACGCACAGACTGACCTCTAAACAG AGAAGAGCAATGGACCGTGCtaagaaagcaaaaaaagttGGAGTACGCTATTACGAAACACACAAtgtgaaaaacaagaacaagaaCAGAAAGGCCCCGTCTTCATCCACAGAGGGACGGAAGGCCAAAAGAGCAAAGCACTAA